The Cydia pomonella isolate Wapato2018A chromosome 20, ilCydPomo1, whole genome shotgun sequence genome contains a region encoding:
- the LOC133528849 gene encoding cellular tumor antigen p53-like, whose amino-acid sequence MLKQESVNMAEFEYDINQMYSVDSMNLEDLGPLGTFNSQGNLVVLSPPDVSEETLDIAYAMPSVPSVEDMMPVSPRGPPARTPFPGGLNFVVEINAADTNRKKYLYSHQLNRIYVDIKTNFPVQFRWDFERAGSPMFVRATTVFSDDAQSEKRVERCLQHTHESANAGIDPTIVQNVLHSSAAPGTQGVYYCGAACLPDSWYSVLLRVDGRPQEPCSHAYQFVCKNSCSSGINRRSIDIIFTLEDHTGQVYGRQAVGARVCACPRRDKHKDEGAARAPPDKRRAPPPHPAPPRAKKVKVEPDDDVLLLPPLPIVGRRTMITGLEVMLNMMEAVVAKTPEHEADKYQSSIRALRLKIQELRGGSQAE is encoded by the exons TGTTGACAGCATGAACCTTGAAGACCTAGGGCCACTGGGCACCTTCAACAGCCAGGGCAACCTTGTGGTGCTCTCTCCACCAGATGTCTCGGAGGAGACTTTGGACATCGCCTATGCCATGCCCAGTGTGCCTAGTGTAGAGGACATGATGCCG GTGTCGCCGCGCGGCCCGCCGGCGCGCACGCCGTTCCCTGGAGGCCTGAACTTCGTCGTCGAGATCAATGCTGCAGACACCAACCGCAAGAAGTACTTG TACTCGCACCAGCTCAACCGCATCTACGTGGACATCAAAACCAACTTCCCAGTCCAGTTCCGCTGGGACTTCGAGCGAGCGGGCAGCCCCATGTTCGTGCGCGCCACCACCGTGTTCTCGGATGATGCCCAGTCCGAGAAGAGAGTGGAGAGATGCCTGCAGCATACACATGAGAGCGCTAATGCTG GCATAGACCCGACCATAGTGCAGAACGTGCTCCACTCGTCGGCCGCGCCGGGCACGCAGGGCGTGTACTACTGCGGCGCGGCCTGCCTGCCCGACTCGTGGTACTCCGTGCTGCTGCGCGTCGACGGCCGCCCGCAGGAGCCCTGCTCACACGCCTACCAGTTCGTGTGCAAGAATTCCTGCTCCAGTGGGATCAATAGGCGGTCTATCGATATCATCTTCACTTTAGAAGATCACAC GGGCCAGGTGTACGGGCGGCAGGCGGTGGGCGCGCGCGTGTGCGCCTGCCCGCGCCGCGACAAGCACAAGGACGagggcgccgcgcgcgcgccgcccgacaagcgccgcgcgccgcccccACACCCCGCGCCGCCGCGGGCCAAGAAGGTCAAGGTGGAACCCGACGACGACGTGCTGCTGCTGCCGCCC CTACCAATCGTGGGTCGCCGGACCATGATCACCGGTCTTGAAGTCATGCTGAACATGATGGAGGCAGTAGTGGCCAAAACTCCAGAACATGAAGCCGACAAATACCAGAGCTCCATCCGGGCGCTCCGGCTCAAAATCCAGGAGCTCCGGGGGGGCTCACAGGCTGAGTAG